Part of the Oncorhynchus gorbuscha isolate QuinsamMale2020 ecotype Even-year unplaced genomic scaffold, OgorEven_v1.0 Un_scaffold_873, whole genome shotgun sequence genome is shown below.
GGGAGCGAGGTGACCCAGCTTTAGACCTCTTGGCTGGGGAGGCTTGGTGGGCAGAGGGGCAGCTGTGCTGGTTCAGACACACGGAGCAGAGAGGATTGACAGGTAGACACACCTGTTGACCAAACCCCACCAGCAACCAGTTGATCTCACTCCATAGATCCCTGTGtcggggaagagagaggaagatcaTCAATCACCATCTCAGTCTTCATCAAAATCATGTTGGACAGAAATCACAAGGCAAAATGTTTCTCTTTCCTGCTTTAAGGGATCTGATTGGTCAGTGACTGGTTCATGAGTAACCTGCTGGGGTAGAAGAAGTGGTGGTGTCACCTTGGTAACCAGTCTTCCAGGGCCTTGCGTGTCTCCTCTGGGTTCTTGGTCCCACCTCTCGTCCATCCCAGCCGGTTGGAGATACGGTGGACGTGTGTGTCCACGCCTACTCACACGCACAAACAATAGAAAAACTATCCCATTATAAGACGCCCACAATATAATCCAATAGAACTACAACTCTGCacaacatcagaccacatcacaaCCTGCAGACTAGAGTATGGgagtatttttccaacaattgtttacagacagattatttcactgtatcacaatttcagtgggtcagaagtttacatacactaacttgactacgccttgaaacagcttggaaaattccagaaaatgtcatggcttttgaagcttctgataggctaattgacatcatttgagtcaattgttcATGTAccctattggtaaatagcccacccacagttttttttattgtacctgtggatgtatttcaaggcctaccttcaaactcagtgcctctttgcttgacatcatgggaaaatcaaaagaaatcagccaagacctcagaaaataaattggagacctccacaagtctggttcatccttgggagcaatttccaaacgcctgaaggtaccacattcatctgtacaaacaatagtacgcaagtataaacaccatgggaccacgcagccatcataccgctcagtataaacaccatgggaccacgcagccgtcatactgctcagtataaacaccatgggaccacgcagccgtcatactgctcagtataaacaccatgggaccacgcagccgtcataccgctcaggaaggagacatgttctgtctgctagagatgaagtataaacaccatcatctgatgaaacaaaaatgtaactgtttggccaaaatgaccatcgttatgttttgaggaaaaagggggaggctttcaagacAAAGAACATCagaaccgtgaagcacgggggtggcagcatcatgttgtgggggtgctttgctgcaggagggacaggtgcacttcacaaaatagatggcatcatgaggatggaaaattatgtggatatattgaagcaacatctcaagatatcagtcgggaagttaaagcttggtcacaaatgggtcttccaaatggatactGACCCCAAGCAAAcagagttgtggcaaaatggcttaaggataacagtcaatgtattggagtggtcatcacaaagccctgacctcaatcctatagaaaatgtgagggcagaactgaaaaagcgtgtgcaagcaaggaggcctataaacctgactccgttacaccagctctgtcagcaggaatgggccaaaattcacccaacttattgtgggaagcttgttgaaggctacctgaaatgtttgacccaagttaaacaattaaaaggcaatgctaacaaatactaattgagtgtatgtaaacttctgacccactgggaatgtgaagaaagaaataaaacctctactattatactgacatttcacattcttaaaataaagtggtgatcttaactgacctaaaacaggggaattttgactaggattaaatgtcagaaattgtgaaaaactttaaatgtatttggctaaggcgtatgtaaacttccgacttcaaactGTATATGAGCCATACCTACCTATGCCAGAGACCTGGTGCCAGGCGATGTCCATGGCCAGGTGAGCCATCTTGGGTCCTACTCCAGGTAGTCGTACCAGGCCCTCCACTGTGTTAGGGATGTCCCCTCTGAACTCCCTCTGGAGCATCACTGATGTCTGCTTCAGGTACTTCACCTTGGtctggggggtggggggtaggAGAGAAGACATGTCAAGGTTTTattcataagtattcacaccccttgacttgttccacatggtacagcctgaatttaaaatggattacattgagatttgtcactggcctacccacaataccccataatgtgggATGTTTTATTCTTTTACAAATTACttaataaaaagctgaaatgtcttgaataaagtattcaaccctttgttGTGGCTAAATAATTTCAGGCGGAAATATTTGCTTAACAAGTTGTATTGACtcgctctgtgtgcaataatagtatttaacatgacttttgaatgactgcctcatctctgtaccccacacataga
Proteins encoded:
- the LOC124020653 gene encoding endonuclease III-like protein 1 isoform X2, whose product is MRSARDAPVDLMGAEKCYDTHAPHEVRRYQVLVSLMLSSQTRDQVTSAALQRLRAHGCTVENIVNTDDDTLGQLIYPVGFWRTKVKYLKQTSVMLQREFRGDIPNTVEGLVRLPGVGPKMAHLAMDIAWHQVSGIGVDTHVHRISNRLGWTRGGTKNPEETRKALEDWLPRDLWSEINWLLVGFGQQVCLPVNPLCSVCLNQHSCPSAHQASPAKRSKAGSPRSPKTSKVKLEPGSLGLELPPPSSATPVKEEPLATTLSPLLPRKRKSKAKTFST